The genomic DNA AGAGCAGCCCCGCTACATCAAGCTCAACGAGCGCGACAATGTCGCGATCGTGGTCAATGATTTCGGGCTTCCCGCCGGCTCCCGCTTCGCCAGCGGGCTGACGCTACGCGCCTTCGTGCCGCAGGGGCACAAGACGGCGCTGGTCGACATCGCGGAAGGCGCACCGATCATCCGCTACGGCGAGATCATCGGCTATGCGTTGTCGCCGATCCTGGCCGGCGAATGGGTGGACGAGGCACGCATCCGCATGCCGGAGGCCCCCGACCTCGACAAGCTCGAGATCTCCACCGCCGTCCCCGCCCCGCTGCCGCCGCTCGAAGGTTTTACGTTCGAGGGCTACCGCAATCCGGACGGCTCGGTCGGCACGAAGAACATTTTGGGCATCTCCTCCTCCGTGCAATGCGTCAAGGGCACGATGGAATATGCGGTGAAGCGCATCCGCGCCGAGCTGCTGCCGAAGTACCCCAACGTCGACGACGTCGTGCCGCTGACCCACGCCTATGGCTGCGGCGTCGCGATCACCGCGCCCGACGCCGTGGTGCCGATCCGCACGCTGCAGAACCTCGCGCTCAACCCGAATTTCGGCGGCGAGATTCTGGTGGTCGGCCTCGGCTGCGAAAAACTCGCGCCCGAGCGGCTGGTGCCGGAGGGCGTCAGCGATGCCATCGTGCGGATGCAGGACGAAGCCTTCGACGGCTTTGGCGCGATCGTCGATGCCATCATGACCCAGGCGGAAGCCCGCCTGAAGATCCTCAACAAGCGCACACGCGAGACCTGCCCGGCCTCCGATCTCGTCATCGGCCTGCAATGCGGCGGCAGCGACGCCTTCTCCGGCGTCACCGCCAATCCCGCCGTCGGCTTTGCCGCGGACCTCCTGGTGCGCGCCGGCGCGACCGTGATGTTCTCGGAGGTCACCGAGGTGCGCGACGCCATCCAGCTCCTCACGCGACGCGCGATCAACGAGGATGTCGGCCGCGCGCTGGTGCGCGAGATGGCCTGGTACGATTCTTATCTGGCCCGCGGCGGCGCCGACCGCAGCGCCAACACCACGCCCGGCAACAAGAAGGGCGGCCTCGCCAACATCGTCGAGAAGTCGCTCGGCTCGATCGTCAAGTGCGGATCATCCGCGATCACCGGCGTGCTCTCGCCGGGCGAGAAGGCCACGCAGAAGGGCATGCTGTTCGCGGCAACGCCGGCAAGCGACTTCATCTGCGGCACGCTCCAGCTCGCCTCCGGCATGACGCTGCAGGTGTTCACCACCGGCCGCGGCACGCCTTACGGCCTTGCAGCGGCACCCGTGATCAAGGTCGCGACCCGCAGCGAGCTCGCGCGGCGCTGGAAGGACCTGATCGACTTCGATTCAGGCAGCATCGCCACCGGCGAGAAGACCATTGAGGAATGCGGCTGGGACCTGTTCCGCCTGATCCTCGATGTCGCCTCCGGCCGCACCAAGCCATGGTCGGACCGCTGGGGCATCCACAACGATCTCACGCTGTTCAATCCGGCGCCGGTGACCTGAAGCGCCGACTTGGGTCTCCGCGAAACCGTCCGGAAACATTGGCGCGGAAAACTTCGTCTCGTGCTGTCGCCTGACGCAATCAAGAAGTTCGTCAATGGACACATGAATGTTCGAACAGGAGCGAACCTGTTCCGGCATCGTCACGACCAAACCTCCGATTGACATCTTCAACGGAGATTTTCCAATGCGTGTTCTCACAATGATTGCCCTCGCCGGCGCCATGATTGCGAGCTCGGCTAGCGCGTTCGCCGGAGAGCTTCCCTCTTACGAAGTGAAGTCGTTGCCGATCTCGGCGACCCAGGTGCAGGTGCTCGGCGGTGCCGGCGTTGAGGAGCAGTCGACCGCGCCCACCATGATCGTCGCCGGCATGCCCGCCTCGCCCGCACAGGTCTCGGTGTTGTCGCCGCGCGTCAAGCGGCTTGCGAGTGCAAATTCGCAAAGCGAGGCGCGCTAAACCTACCGCATCGCTTGCGGCGCCTGCATCCGGTGCGGGCGCCGTCAGCGTTTTCAGGTCATGCTGCCCGGCATGAAGCAGCGCACGCGCGGATGACCGTCGATATAGTGCTTCCACACCATGGTGCGGCCGATCTTGTTCGGGACGGTGATCACGGCACCGTCGGGCACCACGACCCATTCGTCGTCGATGCGGACGCGGTAGCGGCCGCGATCGGATTCCCAATCGACGTCGGCAATGACGTAGCCGTCGGCGTCGGTGCAGCACTGGCCGAATTCGCTGTGCAGGCTTTCGAACCAGGGTTTCAACGGCGAGTTGGCGTAGCGCCCGTCGTCACGCGCCTGGGCCGGGAATGTCAGAAGCGACGTCACGCCCAGCAGCGTCGCCGCGCACAAGCTTGAAAATCTCATCTCGTCGTCCCGCGATCAAAATGATCCGTGCGGGGGACGACAACGCCATCCGTTGTCCGCGCCTTGAATCAGGCGCGGCACCGGCGACTCGTTCCCCCAGCAGCTGACGACAACTATGCAAATCCGCTGCCAGCGCGCATTCCGGGGAACTACTGCCGCAGGGCGCAAAGGCATCCGCCTTTCGACGGATGCGGCCTAGGATCAAAATCCGACGCCGAGACGACGACGCTCAAGAAGACCGCAACCGGCCTACTGCTTCGCCGGTGCCATCATCATGCCGCCGCCCTTCTTCGGTGCGGGTGCCGGCGGCTTGGTGGCCGCCGCCTGCGCGGGCAGATATTTTGCCACGATGGCGGGATCGACCTGGGCGATGTTGGCGTCAGGCAGGCGTGTCCAGGCCTCGTCCTTGCCGAGCAGCGAAATCCCGAGATAGCCGCGCAGCGTCAGGGTCTGGCCGTCGGGACTGACCTTCATGTTGGCCTTCCAGATCTGGCCATCGCGTGGATTGAGCACGTTGCCGCCTTCGTACTTCAAGCCTTCGCGCTTCATGTTGCGGACGAAGGAGATGCCGAGCACAGGCGCGTTCTTGCGATCGTCGGTGCACTTGCTGCAGATCTCGTTCGGATCGTCGCCGGGGCGCGGGAAGGTCTTGGCGATCACGCCTTCGAAGATGCCGTTGCGGTCGATGAAGAGAAACCATCCGACCGTCTTGCCGTCTTCGACCTTCTGCCACAGGCCCGCCGCCGTGGGCTCGGCGGTCTGCGCGGCAGACGGTGTCACCGTCGCGAGCGACAATGCGAGCGCGAGGAAGGGGAGCAGCCGAAAGCTGGAAAAATTCCGCATTAGATCACCTTGTTAGTCCACGACCGGAATGGCCGCAGACTACGGCGATTTCGCGAACGGTTCCAGCACCAGAAACATGGGGCAACCTCTTGCCGCCCGTTGCCGTCAGTTGACACCGAGCTTCTTTTGCAGGCTGGAGGACGAGGTCGTGTACTGGAACACGAGCCGCTTCTCCGGATAGACGTAGCGATGGGCTTTTTGCGACATCAGCGCGCCCTCGTGGAAGCCGCACAGGATCAGCTTGATCTTGCCGGGATAGGTGTTGATGTCGCCGATCGCGAAGATGCCGGGCACGTTGGTCTCGAACGCGGAGGTCTCGACCGGCACCAGATTGTTCTCCAGCGCAATGCCCCAATTCGCGACCGGACCGAGCTTCATGGTCAGTCCGAAGAACGGCAGCATGGTGTCGCAGGCGACTTCGCTGATGCTGTTGTCGTTACCCTTGACGGTAGCACCGCTGAGCTTGCCGTCGGCACCGGAGAGCGCGGTGACCTGGCCGAGCCGCAGATCCATCTTGTCGCCGGCAACCAGCGCCCGCATCTGCTCGACGCTGTGGGGCGCGGCGCGAAACTCGTCGCGCCGGTGCAGCAGCGTGATGCGCTTGGCGATCGGATGCAGATTGAGAGTCCAGTCGAGCGCGGAATCGCCGCCGCCGACGATCAGCACGTTCTTGTCGCGGAACGTTTCCATCTTGCGCACGGCGTAATGCACCGAAGTGCCTTCATAGGCCTCGATGCCCGGCACCGGCGGACGCTTGGGCTGGAACGAGCCGCCGCCGGCAGCGATCACCAGCACCTTGCATTCGAACACCTTGCCCGCATCCGTGGTGCAGCGAAACAAGGGATCGCCGATCTTCTCCACGGTCTCGACCATCTCGCCGAGATGGAAGGTCGGATGGAACGGCTTGATCTGCTCCATCAGCGCTTCCGTGAGGCCCTGCCCCGAAACCTGCGGAATGCCGGGAATGTCGTAGATCGGCTTTTCCGGATAGAGCTCGGCGCACTGGCCGCCGACCTTGTCGAGGATGTCGACGAAATGCGTCTTCATGTCGAGAAGGCCAAGCTCGAAGGCGGCGAACAGACCGCAGGGGCCGGCGCCAATAATCAGCACATCGGTTTTGATCGCGTCGCTCATGTCGTCTCTTTGTCTGTCGTTATCTGTTGGACGGCGCCCTTTGGGCAGAGGTGACCCCGCCTGTCTAGCCAACGGGGATGGATCAGGGAAGGCATAAAAGCGGGAGCGCCCCGCGGCCGCGCCCACTTGCCGGGGCAGGATAACTGGGCTGTAACCAGCAAGGATATGACGGAGATCAATCGGTGAACGCACCTAGTCGCCTCGATACGACGCCGCGCCTGGAGGACTTTCCCTACCGCCTCAGCGACAACGTCCGCTTCGGCGATCTTGATCCCAACCAGCACGTCAACAACGCCGTCTACGCCACCTATTTCGAGACCGGCCGTGTCACGCTGATGAAGAGCCCCGAATATGGGCTGACGCCGCCGGGGCTCGCCTGGATCATGGTGCGGCTCGACATCCATTTCCGCGCCGAACTGCACTGGCCGAACACGATCGAGCTCGGCCTCGGCGTCGTGAAGCTGGGACGGACGTCCGTGACCTTCGAACAGGTCGTGTTCTCGGAAGGCAGATGCATCGCCTCGGCGATGTCGGTCGGCGTCATGCTCGACGAGGCGACACGGCGGCCCGCGCCGCTCAGCGCGGAGATCGTCGAGAAGCTCAGACCCTGGCACAAGCGCGGCATCGAGGTCGCGCCGCCGACCCTCTAGTTCAACTCAGAAAGGGCGGGATCAGGCCTGTCAGGCCGACCCAATCAGGCCTGACGTTCCGGCGTCGACACGACGAGACCGTCGAGATCGTCGCTGACCTTGATCTGGCAGGACAGGCGCGAATTCGGGCGCACGTCGAAGCCGAAGTCGAGCATGTCCTCTTCCATCGGCGTCGGGCTGCCGACCTTCTCGCGCCAGGCTTCGTCGACATAGACATGGCAGGTCGCGCAGGCGCAGGCGCCGCCGCATTCGGCCTCGACGCCGGGAATGCTGTTGCGGATCGCGGCTTCCATCACGGTTGCGCCGTTCTCGATTTCCACCGTGCGGGTTTCGCCCTTGTGGTCGACAAAGTGAATCTTGGCCATGTGTGCTCGTGCTGCCGCGGTGCTGGGAATGAAGGAGGGTCCGGGCTGTCCTATAACGGGTCGATCAGCCCGGCGCCATAGGGTTTTGCGACGAAGTAAATGCCGCTTTGCGGCAAGAAATTGCGTCAAAACAAGAGACTAGAATCCGGCTCGGCCGCGTGGCCTCAAGGCTTCAGGATCACCTCGATGGCGGCGCGGGCCTCGGTCACCGCCTCCTTCAACGCCGCGAAGGCGTGGCGCTCGTTATGGCCGGCCTGGATCGCGGTCTCCAGGCTCGCTGCGGCATCGGCTACCGCAAAGGCGCCGATCCCGCGGGCCGACCCCTTGAGCTTGTGGGCAAGTGCGCCGGCCTCGGCCGGCAGTCCCGCCATCGCCGCCATCAGGCGGACCGCCTGCTCGGCGAACATGGCCAGCACTTCCTGCTCCAGCTCCGCATCGCCGAGCGTCATCCGGGAGAGGTGGTCGAGGTCGAGCGGGCTGTCGATGGGTGCAAGCGGGGGCGAGGGCATCCAGTCCATCCGTTGCAGTTCAGGCGTCATGGCGAAAGGCCCCGGCATCGCGCGACGGTTCCGCCGGTCCGGCGGTGCGGTCGCCTCACCCAAGCATGGAAATGGTTAACGAAATGTTGGGGGCCGGCGACGCAGTTCTGCCAGTTTATTGACGAAAAGTTGCCGCAATCGGCCAAGTTCGGTGGAGAATTGCATTTATTGCTAAGGCGTTACGGCGCGATCCTGTTAACGATGATTAAGATTGTCTTAATCGCGGGCATTTCATTCGCGACGCTCTGCCAATAGGATGTTGCAGAAATTGGCGGACAAGCCGTCCGGGTGGCGACGGCTCGGAGATCCGCGTAAGCGGCATGATCCGGTCTGTGGGCTTGCGTCGCGCGCAGGGCTCGCGGGGGGACGCGTACAAGTAACGAGGGCTCGGACTGAACATGGCGAACACTCCGAAAAAGGTCAAAGACCCGACAGAAGTTGCGCTTTCTGCGATCCAGGAAGCCCTGAACATCAGCGACACGGCCGCGGACACCAGCCGCAACGCCTCGATGCGCAACGAGACCACGCCCTCGGTGGCGCCGCCCCCGATCTTCGACGAGCCGAGCTTCGAGCCCCGCCCTGCCGCCAACGAGCGGTCGACCGTGTTCGACCCGGTCGAGGAGCCCCGCTCTTCGCGCCGCGCCGCCAATGACGACCGCGAGACCATCGGCCAGCTGCTCCAGGCGCTTCAGAAGGGCCGCCCTGCCCGCAGCGTCTATACTTTCGCCACCGTCTTCGCCGGCGTCTGGCTCGCGGCCTGCGCCGCGCTGACGTTCGGCTTCCTGCCCTCGATCCAGGCCGCCATGGGCCAGAGCGGCGGCGTGCTCGTCATTGCCGGCCTGATCGCGATGTTCTTTGCGCCGATCATGCTGTTCTACTTCCTCGCCAGCCTCGTCTGGCGCGGCCAGGAAATGCGCATGATCGCGCAAGCGATGGCGCAGGTCGCGATCCGCTTCTCCGAGCCCGAGGGCTCGGCCTCCGATTCCATGGTCACCGTCGGCCAGGCCATCCGCCGCGAAGTGGCGGCGATGGGCGACGGCATCGAGCGCGCGATCGCGCGCGCCGGCGAACTCGAGACGCTGGTGGCCAACGAGGTCGCAGCGCTGGAGCGCGCCTATTCCGACAACGAAGTGCGCATCCGCGCGCTGCTCCAGGATATCGCACATCAGCGCGACAATCTGGTCGGCCAGGCCGAGCAGGTCCGCAGCGCCATCTCCGGCGTGCAGATCGATCTGCGCCACGACATCGCACTGATCTCCGACGCGATCGCCTCGCGCGTCGACGAGGTCGCCAAGTCCATCACCGGCGCGCTCGAGGAGCGCGGCGCCCACATCACCAGCGCGCTGAGCAATGCCGGCGACAACATGATCCTGGCACTCGGCGAGCGCGGCGGCGACCTGCTCGACCGCCTCGAGGAGGCCAGCAACGAGACCACGCGCGCCGTGCTCGATGCCAGCGAGCGGCTGACCACCAGCCTCAACTTCAAGACCGGCCACGTCCACGACGAGTTCGTCGACCTCGCCGACCGCGTCCACGAGATGCTGAACGAGCGCATCGACCGCATCACCGGCGAATTCGAGCAGCGCTCCGCCGCGATCGTCGACGGCATCTCCGAGCGCACCGAACAGGTGCACGACAGCCTGAAGAATTCCTCGGACTCGCTGCTGCTCGAGCTCGAGCTGCGCTCCAACGACCTTTCCGCCAAGATCGACGACGCCGGCAACCGCCTCGCCGGCCAGATCATGACGAGCGGCGACAAGGCGAGCGAGGCGCTCGACGCCACCGTCAACACCCTCGTCGCCAAGGTCGTCAGCCAGACCGAGACCGCGCACGACTCGCTGTCGCTGCAGATGAGCGCGTTCGACGAGCTGGTCAGGAACCAGGGCACCGAGCTGGTCGAGAAGTTCGCCCGCGACTCCGGCACGCTGGGCGCCCTGATCACGCGCCACATCTCCGAGTTCGACCGCACCGTGAAGACCTTCGGCGGCGAGATCGTCGAGCGCATGGGCCAGCGCACGCAGGACATCCATGAATCGCTGAAGACCTATGTCGAGAATTTCGACACCCGCTTCACCGCCAACGGCGGCGAGATCACCGCGATCCTCGACCAGCGCCTGATGCAGTTCGAGACCACCATCGGCGACCGCGTCAGCAATTTCGACGCTTCGCTGAACGGCAAGATCGCCGGCCTCGACTCCACGATCGAAGGCCACATCAAGACTTTCGACGAGCAACTCGGCGGCCGCGTCACCGCGCTCGAACAGTCGTTCGACAGCCGTGCGAAGTCGATGACCGAGACGATCGACGGGCGCATCGACACGCTCGCCTCGTCGCTGACCGACGGCGCCGCGCAGGCGATCCAGTCGATCGACAGCCGCCTCACCCACCTCACGACCTCGCTGACCTCAGGTGCATCGCAGGCAGTCGAAACCATCGACGCGCGCCTCAACCACCTCACGAGCACGCTGACCGACGGCGCCTCGCAGACCATCCAGTCGATCGACACCCGTCTGACCCACCTCACGACGACGCTCACCGGCGGCGCCTCGCAGGCGCTCGAATCCATCGATAGCCGCCTCACCTACCTCACCACCACGGTGACCAACGGCGCCTCGCAGGCCGTGCAGTCGATCGACACGCGTCTGACGCTGCTGACCTCGACGCTCACCGACGGCACAGCGCAGGCGATCGAGGCCGTGGACCGCCGCATCACCGGCGTCGCCGACATGATCGACGGCCGCAGCACGCATCTGACCGACACGGTCAGCGCGCGCTTCCAGGAGATCCAGCACGCCATCGAGACCAAGGTCGGCTCGGTCGCGAGCGACATCGACGTGCGCGTGGCGCAGTTCGAGGACCTGCTCGGCTCGCGCGTCGAGGCCGTCGCCGGCCGCATCGAGAGCAGCGGCCGCCAGGCCAGCGAGGACATGATGTCCCGCGCCGAGATGATCTCGACCGCGATCCGCTCGCATGTCGAGGACGCCGAGCGCTCGCTCACCAACCTCGTCGTCAACACCAGCGAGACGATCCAGACCGGCGCGCGCACCGCCCAGCAGTCGCTGATGACGGTCTCCTCCGACGTCAACGCCCAGCTCAAGATGACCTCCGCCGAGGTCGAGCGCGCGCTGACCGCGGTCGGCACCGGCTCTGCGAACTCGATCCTGAGCAGCGCCCGCGAGGCGCAGTCGACGCTGGTCGCAGCGTCGGGCGAAGCTTCCAACCAGATCAAGGGGCTCGCGGCCGACGTCGAGCGCACGCTGTCGGCGGCAGGCTCGGCCACCGCAGCCTCGATCCTGGCCGGCGCCCGCGAGGTGCAGACCACGCTCGTCACGGCATCCTCGGACGCGGCCAACCACGTCAAGACGCTCACCGCCGACGTGCAGCGCTCGCTGTCGCTGGCCGGCACCGCCACGGCGGACTCGATCACCGCCGGTGCCCGCGACGCTCAGAGCGCGCTGATCGCGGCCTCGGCCGAGACCGCCAACCAGATCAAGGCGCTGTCCTCGGACGTGCAGCGCTCGCTCACCATGGCCGGCACCTCGACCGCCGAAACCATCATGAGCGGCGCCCGCGAAGCCCAGAGCACACTGGTCACGGCATCCTCGGATGCGGCGAGCCAGGTCAAGTCGCTCGCGGCCGAAGTACATCGTTCGCTCTCGCAGGTCGGCCAGTCCACCGCCGAGACGATCACCACCAGCGCCCGTGACGCCCAGAGCACCCTGCTCACGGTCTCGGCCGAGCAGACCAGCCAGGTCCGTTCGCTCGCGGCCGAGATGCAGCGCGCGCTGGCGACCGCCGGCGGCGCCACCATCGAGGCGCTCACCAGCGGCGTGCGCGAGGCCCAGGGCTCGCTGATCTCCGCGTCGACCGACGCGGCGAGCCAGATCAAGTCGCTGACTACGGACATCGAGCGTACGCTGACCGCGGTCGGCGCCGACACCGCCTCGACCATCCTCAACAGCGCCCGCGAGGCCCAGACCTCGCTGACCTCGACCTCGGCGGACGCCGCAAGCCAGATCCGCGCGATCTCGACCGAGATCGAGCGTACGCTGAGCTCGGCCACCGCGAATGCGACCAACGACATCCAGACCAGCGCGCTCAACGCCCAGAACGCGCTGATCTCGGCCTCCAACGAGGCGAGCTCGCGGGTCAAGTCGAGTTCGTCCGACGTCGAGCGTTCCGTGCTCGCCGCCAGCTCGAGCTTCGGCCAGGCCATGACCGGCAAGACCGACGAGATCGTCACCTACGTGCAGCAGCAGGCCGACCGCCTGTCGAACATGATCGACGCCAAGCGCGGCGCGCTGGTCGACGCGATCGGCTCGAAGACCAGCCAGCTCACCCTCGACATCGACCGCGTCACCTCGGACGCGCTGAAGTCGATCGAGACGCGCGGCCAGGCCTTCTCGCAGACCATGATGGGCAACGGCTCGGAAGTCGCCCGCACCATCAACGCGGCGAGCGAGATCGCCACCAGCGCGGTCGGCAAGTCGCTCAAGGACCTCGAGCAGGCCTCGCGTTCGGCGATCGACCAGTCGCGCCAGGTCTCGATCGCGGCCGTCACCGAGATGCAGGAGACCAGCAAGATCCTGCGCACCGACACGGTGGCGCTGTTCGAACGTCTGCGCGAAGGCAACATCCTGCTCCAGGAGGTGTTGACCGGTGCGCACGACAACCTCAACTCGCTCGAGCGGGCGCTGGTGACGCGCGTCGCCGACTTCGTCTCGGCGATGAACGACGTCACCTCGCGCAACGGCGCGGCGACGCAGAACCTGGAAGAGCAGCTCAACGTCTTCAACAGCAAGACCACCAAGGCACTGCAGGACCTCGGCGAGCTGTCGACCCAGTTCGACGCGCACGGCAAGGCGCTGGTCGACGCCGCGCAGGTCGTCGAGCAGAGCAACAAGAACACCACCGCCTCGCTCGCCGAGCGCAAGCAGGCGCTGGAATCGCTGGTCACCACGATCGACCTGCGCACCGCCGATCTCGACCAGCGACTGTCGCGCTTCACCGGCCTGCTCGATGAATCGCTGGCCGCGGCCGAAGAGCGTGCCCGCGACATCGCCCGCGTCGTCGCCGAGACCGCCGGCGCCGGCTCGGCCGCGATCACCCGCCAGTTCGAGGCGGTGCGCGCGGCGTCGGAAGAGGAGCACCGGCAGACCATCGATGCCATGCACGACATCTACCGCCAGACCACCGACGAGGCGGATGCGATGTTCAAGCAGTCGACCGAGAAGTTCACCAACCTCGTGTCCAGCATGAAGCAGATGGCCTTCGAGATGCACAACGAGCTCGAAGCCACCCGCAACGAGCTGCGCCGCGGCGTGCTCGAGATGCCGCAGGAGGCCGCCGAGAGCACGGCGCAGATGCGCAAGGTGATCGTCGACCAGATCGAGGCGCTCGCCGAGCTCAACCGCATCGTGGCCCAGCACGGCCGTGGCCTCGACGTCACCACGGCGGGCCGCGCCTCCGTCGCCGTCCAGCGCCAGGAAGAGCCGATGATGGCCGTTGCGGGCGCTCGCGCCGCCGAGACCCGCATGCGCGACACCGGCAGCGCGTCTACGCTGCCGCCGCCGGACCTCGGCATGCCGGCGCCCTCGCGCCGCACCGAAGCGCCGCCGGTCGCCCCTGTTGGCAACGACCAGGGCCGTGACGGCTGGCTGTCGGACCTGCTCAACCGGACCGACGCCAACCAGGGCGCTCCGACCGGACGTGAGGCTCCCCGTGGCCGCGCCGCAACCGCGCCGCAGCCGCAGGCCCCACAGGCCAGCAGCAATCCGCTGGAATCGTTGTCGCTCGACATCGGCCGGCTGATGGACCGCAACCTCGCGGCCGAGATGTGGGACCGCTACCAGCGCGGCGAGAACAAGGCGTTCACCAAGCGCCTCTACACGCCCGCCGGCCAGAAGGCCTTCGACGAGGTCGCCCGCAAGTACCGCGCCGACCGCAACTTCAAGGGCACGGTCGACCGCTACGTCGCCGAATTCGAGCGCCTGCTCGACGAAGTCGCCCGCGATGGCCGCGGCCCGCAGGAGCTGCGCAGCCACCTGACCTCGGAGACGGGTCTGGTGTACACGCTGCTGGCGCATGCGGCGGGCCGGCTGGGGTAATTGGCAACCAAGCGCGAATGAGAAAACGGAGGCCACACGGCCTCCGTTTTTGTTTTAGGGATGTCCTGAAGCTCAATTGCCACCGGGCTGGCCGAACGACAGCCGCTCGGCGAGCACGGCGGCCTGGGTGCGCGAGCCGACGCCGAGCTTGCGCAGGATGGTCGAGACGTGGCCCTTGACCGTCTGCTCGGCGATGTCGAGCTCGCCCGCGATCTGCTTGTTGAGCTTGCCCTCCACGATCATCGCGAGAATGCGCAGCTGCTGCGCCGAAAGGGTGGCCATGCGCGCAGCCAGCTCCACATCGGCGCTCTGGATCGAGCCGCGGCCGCCGACATTGGGCGGCATCCAGATCTCGCCGGCGAGGATCTTCGTGATCGCCTCGGCCATCTCGGGCAGGCCGAGCGATTTCGGGATGTAGCCGGATGCGCCATAGGCGATGGCGCGGCGGATCGTGGCCGCGTCCTGCCGCGCGGAGATGATCGCCACCGGCACGGTCGGGAATTGCGCCGACAGGATGAACAGCGCGGCAAAACCCTGGATACCCGGCATCGTCAGATCCCAGAGGATCAGGTCGATGTCGCCGGACTGGACCGTCAGCACGCCGATCGCCTCATCCAGCGATTGGCAGGCGACGATGTCGAGATCGGGCAGCACGCTCGACAGCGCGCTGCGTAGCGCAGCCTGCACCAGCGGATGGTCGTCGCCGATCAGGATGCGCATCGTCAGGGAGTCTCCGGTTCC from Bradyrhizobium sp. CCBAU 53351 includes the following:
- a CDS encoding negative regulator of septation ring formation, which produces MANTPKKVKDPTEVALSAIQEALNISDTAADTSRNASMRNETTPSVAPPPIFDEPSFEPRPAANERSTVFDPVEEPRSSRRAANDDRETIGQLLQALQKGRPARSVYTFATVFAGVWLAACAALTFGFLPSIQAAMGQSGGVLVIAGLIAMFFAPIMLFYFLASLVWRGQEMRMIAQAMAQVAIRFSEPEGSASDSMVTVGQAIRREVAAMGDGIERAIARAGELETLVANEVAALERAYSDNEVRIRALLQDIAHQRDNLVGQAEQVRSAISGVQIDLRHDIALISDAIASRVDEVAKSITGALEERGAHITSALSNAGDNMILALGERGGDLLDRLEEASNETTRAVLDASERLTTSLNFKTGHVHDEFVDLADRVHEMLNERIDRITGEFEQRSAAIVDGISERTEQVHDSLKNSSDSLLLELELRSNDLSAKIDDAGNRLAGQIMTSGDKASEALDATVNTLVAKVVSQTETAHDSLSLQMSAFDELVRNQGTELVEKFARDSGTLGALITRHISEFDRTVKTFGGEIVERMGQRTQDIHESLKTYVENFDTRFTANGGEITAILDQRLMQFETTIGDRVSNFDASLNGKIAGLDSTIEGHIKTFDEQLGGRVTALEQSFDSRAKSMTETIDGRIDTLASSLTDGAAQAIQSIDSRLTHLTTSLTSGASQAVETIDARLNHLTSTLTDGASQTIQSIDTRLTHLTTTLTGGASQALESIDSRLTYLTTTVTNGASQAVQSIDTRLTLLTSTLTDGTAQAIEAVDRRITGVADMIDGRSTHLTDTVSARFQEIQHAIETKVGSVASDIDVRVAQFEDLLGSRVEAVAGRIESSGRQASEDMMSRAEMISTAIRSHVEDAERSLTNLVVNTSETIQTGARTAQQSLMTVSSDVNAQLKMTSAEVERALTAVGTGSANSILSSAREAQSTLVAASGEASNQIKGLAADVERTLSAAGSATAASILAGAREVQTTLVTASSDAANHVKTLTADVQRSLSLAGTATADSITAGARDAQSALIAASAETANQIKALSSDVQRSLTMAGTSTAETIMSGAREAQSTLVTASSDAASQVKSLAAEVHRSLSQVGQSTAETITTSARDAQSTLLTVSAEQTSQVRSLAAEMQRALATAGGATIEALTSGVREAQGSLISASTDAASQIKSLTTDIERTLTAVGADTASTILNSAREAQTSLTSTSADAASQIRAISTEIERTLSSATANATNDIQTSALNAQNALISASNEASSRVKSSSSDVERSVLAASSSFGQAMTGKTDEIVTYVQQQADRLSNMIDAKRGALVDAIGSKTSQLTLDIDRVTSDALKSIETRGQAFSQTMMGNGSEVARTINAASEIATSAVGKSLKDLEQASRSAIDQSRQVSIAAVTEMQETSKILRTDTVALFERLREGNILLQEVLTGAHDNLNSLERALVTRVADFVSAMNDVTSRNGAATQNLEEQLNVFNSKTTKALQDLGELSTQFDAHGKALVDAAQVVEQSNKNTTASLAERKQALESLVTTIDLRTADLDQRLSRFTGLLDESLAAAEERARDIARVVAETAGAGSAAITRQFEAVRAASEEEHRQTIDAMHDIYRQTTDEADAMFKQSTEKFTNLVSSMKQMAFEMHNELEATRNELRRGVLEMPQEAAESTAQMRKVIVDQIEALAELNRIVAQHGRGLDVTTAGRASVAVQRQEEPMMAVAGARAAETRMRDTGSASTLPPPDLGMPAPSRRTEAPPVAPVGNDQGRDGWLSDLLNRTDANQGAPTGREAPRGRAATAPQPQAPQASSNPLESLSLDIGRLMDRNLAAEMWDRYQRGENKAFTKRLYTPAGQKAFDEVARKYRADRNFKGTVDRYVAEFERLLDEVARDGRGPQELRSHLTSETGLVYTLLAHAAGRLG
- a CDS encoding response regulator transcription factor, coding for MTMRILIGDDHPLVQAALRSALSSVLPDLDIVACQSLDEAIGVLTVQSGDIDLILWDLTMPGIQGFAALFILSAQFPTVPVAIISARQDAATIRRAIAYGASGYIPKSLGLPEMAEAITKILAGEIWMPPNVGGRGSIQSADVELAARMATLSAQQLRILAMIVEGKLNKQIAGELDIAEQTVKGHVSTILRKLGVGSRTQAAVLAERLSFGQPGGN